A section of the Candidatus Atribacteria bacterium ADurb.Bin276 genome encodes:
- the acrA gene encoding Acryloyl-CoA reductase electron transfer subunit beta gives MNHHLLIIGEIRRGKVDPTTFEILGAAQQLRSKGVEKVGVFFGSSEFNIEELQSPLQFGANYVYGIKNPIFDELAFHQSTQFIINIIQKFKPTIILAAATTQGTTLMPYLAAKLHTGLTADCTGFDIDSKDGALLQIRPAIGGNIMATIKTRTFPQMATVRPNTFKPVQSEFPDSALVIEEDNSTYSSGFLKNEFIEGNHNLDITKAKILCSGGRGLKNAKNFFLLEELAQYLNGCVGGSRVAVEQGWTSFPHQVGLSGKTVSPEFYIALGISGAIQHLAGMQTSRYIIAINRDPEAQIFHLADFGIVGDVLEILPQVIRILKQRKNK, from the coding sequence ATGAATCACCATTTACTGATCATAGGTGAAATTCGTCGGGGTAAAGTCGATCCGACTACTTTTGAGATATTAGGAGCAGCTCAACAGCTTCGTAGTAAAGGAGTGGAAAAGGTTGGCGTTTTTTTTGGATCAAGCGAATTCAATATAGAAGAATTGCAAAGTCCACTTCAGTTTGGAGCAAATTATGTTTACGGGATTAAAAATCCCATATTTGATGAGTTAGCCTTTCACCAGTCAACACAATTCATCATAAATATCATACAAAAATTCAAACCTACCATCATTTTAGCTGCAGCTACCACCCAAGGAACCACTCTCATGCCCTATCTGGCAGCTAAACTCCATACTGGCTTAACCGCTGATTGTACTGGTTTTGATATCGACTCTAAAGACGGGGCTCTGTTGCAAATTCGACCGGCTATTGGTGGAAACATTATGGCAACTATAAAAACCAGAACCTTCCCCCAAATGGCAACAGTTCGTCCCAATACTTTTAAGCCAGTTCAGAGTGAATTCCCTGATTCAGCTCTTGTGATCGAGGAGGATAATTCAACCTACTCCAGTGGTTTCTTAAAAAATGAATTTATCGAAGGAAATCATAATCTTGATATAACCAAAGCAAAAATCCTATGCAGTGGCGGTCGGGGATTAAAAAATGCCAAAAACTTTTTTCTCCTTGAAGAATTAGCACAATATTTAAATGGTTGTGTGGGTGGAAGTCGAGTGGCGGTAGAGCAAGGATGGACCTCTTTTCCTCATCAAGTAGGTTTGAGCGGAAAAACTGTATCACCTGAATTTTATATTGCTCTTGGAATATCAGGAGCGATTCAGCATTTAGCTGGAATGCAAACGTCTCGTTATATCATAGCTATCAATCGGGACCCAGAAGCGCAAATCTTTCATCTCGCCGACTTTGGTATTGTTGGAGATGTATTAGAAATCCTCCCTCAGGTCATTCGAATTTTAAAACAGAGGAAAAATAAATGA
- the trpB_2 gene encoding Tryptophan synthase beta chain, with the protein MYTKGFMGEFGGRFVPEILMYPLNELEESYEYYSNDRSFHEELGYYLYRYSGRPSPLYYASRLSERCQGRKVYLKREDLNHTGSHKINNTLGQVLLAKKMGKKRIIAETGAGQHGVATATVCALLGMECQVYMGAVDVERQKLNVYRMQILGTEVIPVKSGTQTLKDAINEAMRDWVQNVDNTHYVIGSVVGPDPYPRMVRDFQSIIGGEARQQILDAENRLPDKVVACVGGGSNAMGIFQGFRNDLQVELIGVEAGGLGLETGKHSASIGKGSKGILHGSLSYVLQDQYGQILETHSVAAGLDYPGVGPEHSFLSVDGRARYTAVTDSEAVEAFLTLSHLEGIIPALESAHAVAYVLQVAPSAPKDSIILICLSGRGDKDVEEVIKYQEGMKKND; encoded by the coding sequence ATGTATACCAAAGGATTTATGGGAGAATTCGGAGGACGGTTTGTCCCAGAAATTCTCATGTATCCCTTGAATGAGTTAGAAGAATCATATGAATATTATTCTAATGATCGATCATTTCACGAGGAACTTGGATATTATCTATACCGTTATTCCGGACGTCCTTCACCGCTGTATTACGCCTCAAGGCTAAGTGAGCGTTGTCAGGGACGAAAAGTATATCTGAAACGGGAAGACCTCAATCATACTGGTTCCCACAAAATTAACAATACTCTGGGACAAGTATTGTTGGCAAAAAAGATGGGAAAGAAAAGAATCATTGCTGAAACTGGGGCAGGTCAGCATGGAGTGGCAACTGCCACTGTCTGTGCCCTTCTTGGAATGGAATGTCAAGTGTACATGGGAGCCGTTGATGTGGAAAGACAAAAACTCAACGTCTATCGAATGCAAATTTTAGGAACTGAGGTTATACCGGTTAAGTCTGGTACTCAAACCTTAAAAGATGCGATTAATGAGGCGATGCGAGATTGGGTGCAGAATGTAGATAATACCCACTATGTCATCGGATCGGTAGTGGGTCCGGATCCCTATCCTCGTATGGTACGAGATTTTCAGTCAATTATTGGTGGTGAAGCTCGCCAACAGATTCTTGATGCTGAGAATCGACTTCCCGACAAAGTTGTCGCTTGCGTTGGAGGAGGAAGTAATGCCATGGGAATTTTTCAAGGTTTTCGAAATGATCTCCAGGTCGAGCTCATCGGAGTAGAAGCTGGAGGGTTGGGGTTAGAAACCGGAAAACACTCGGCAAGCATTGGGAAAGGCTCGAAAGGGATTCTCCACGGCAGTTTAAGTTACGTTCTTCAAGATCAATATGGGCAAATCCTTGAAACGCATTCGGTTGCGGCGGGTCTTGACTATCCGGGAGTTGGCCCGGAACATAGTTTTCTATCGGTCGACGGACGAGCACGATATACCGCAGTCACTGATTCAGAAGCAGTTGAAGCTTTCTTAACTCTTTCCCACTTGGAAGGTATTATTCCAGCTCTGGAAAGCGCTCACGCAGTCGCATATGTGTTACAAGTAGCTCCAAGTGCTCCGAAAGATTCAATTATTTTAATCTGTTTATCAGGACGGGGGGATAAAGATGTGGAAGAAGTTATTAAATATCAGGAAGGGATGAAAAAAAATGACTGA
- a CDS encoding putative FAD-linked oxidoreductase, with protein sequence MNQFKPINDQDIQYFKTIIGEQFVSGDPEVLKNYSKDETPDETLRLLPEVVIKPTTNKEIQLITRYCFEKNIAITPRGAGSGLSGGSIPAYGGVVLSLERMNRILEIDIENLIVVVEPGVITNDINRQLKSYGLFYAGYPMSLETCQIGGNVAENAGGGKAVKYGVTGHYVRGVEFVTASGDLVHFGGKIYKDVSAYDIVHLMVGSEGTLGIITKIYLKVIPLPRERIVLLAPFDDVNQALRLPVILLKEMAVVPTSLEFMNHESLDFTYNYCNRSYPFPEAKSHILVEIDGDDEDRVFSLSEKIGNRLFDMGAKEVYMADNSVLIEEIWKMRRAVPEAIHLALPLEMNEDISLPIQKIGDLLLIVEKLSQQYHLFSPVYGHIGDGNLHVTLAPKRKKDWRKDEPVIRKTFYGKVKELGGVLSGEHGVGLKRKNYLSQFYSLEEINLMRNIKKAFDPKGILNPGKIFPDSE encoded by the coding sequence ATGAATCAATTCAAACCAATCAATGATCAGGATATTCAGTATTTTAAAACAATTATTGGAGAGCAATTCGTATCTGGAGATCCAGAAGTCCTTAAGAATTACTCAAAGGATGAGACTCCCGATGAAACTCTGCGATTATTACCCGAAGTGGTTATAAAACCAACCACCAATAAGGAAATCCAGCTTATAACCCGATATTGTTTTGAAAAAAATATAGCGATAACCCCGCGGGGAGCGGGCAGTGGTCTTTCGGGTGGGTCAATTCCAGCCTATGGTGGTGTTGTGTTGTCTTTGGAGAGAATGAACCGGATTTTAGAAATCGATATTGAAAATCTAATCGTGGTTGTCGAACCAGGAGTCATAACCAACGACATTAACCGTCAATTAAAAAGCTATGGTCTTTTTTACGCCGGCTATCCGATGAGTCTGGAAACCTGTCAGATAGGAGGAAATGTTGCTGAAAATGCTGGAGGGGGCAAGGCAGTTAAGTATGGTGTTACCGGTCATTATGTTCGGGGAGTGGAGTTTGTTACTGCATCGGGAGATTTAGTTCATTTCGGAGGGAAAATTTATAAAGATGTTTCCGCTTACGATATCGTTCATCTTATGGTGGGATCGGAGGGAACTCTCGGAATCATTACCAAAATCTATCTTAAAGTCATTCCCCTTCCCAGGGAAAGAATTGTTTTGCTGGCCCCTTTTGATGATGTGAATCAAGCTTTACGACTACCAGTCATTTTGCTGAAAGAAATGGCAGTGGTGCCCACATCATTAGAATTCATGAATCATGAAAGCCTGGATTTTACCTATAATTATTGCAACCGTTCTTATCCATTCCCGGAAGCGAAGTCTCATATCTTGGTTGAGATAGATGGTGATGATGAAGATAGAGTGTTTTCGCTCTCAGAAAAAATAGGGAATCGGTTATTTGATATGGGAGCAAAAGAAGTCTACATGGCTGATAACTCGGTTTTAATTGAAGAAATCTGGAAGATGAGACGAGCCGTGCCAGAAGCCATTCACCTTGCTCTTCCTTTGGAAATGAACGAAGATATATCACTTCCAATCCAGAAAATCGGAGACCTTCTGCTTATTGTTGAAAAATTGAGCCAACAGTATCATTTATTTTCCCCGGTGTATGGTCATATTGGAGATGGGAATTTACATGTGACTTTAGCGCCAAAACGAAAAAAAGACTGGAGGAAAGACGAACCAGTTATCCGCAAAACGTTTTATGGAAAGGTAAAGGAATTGGGAGGGGTGTTAAGTGGAGAGCATGGAGTTGGATTGAAAAGAAAAAACTATCTCTCACAATTTTATTCACTAGAAGAAATAAACTTGATGAGAAATATTAAAAAAGCTTTTGATCCAAAAGGAATTCTCAATCCTGGGAAAATATTTCCTGATTCAGAATAA
- the acrB gene encoding Acryloyl-CoA reductase electron transfer subunit gamma: MEMIVLIKQVPEIGEAKIDPQTGTLNRKGIPLTINPIDLNAIELALQIKEEHGGKVRVITMGPESAEKALREALALGCDEAFLLTGQEFAASDTYATAYALTQLVTFLKPWEIIITGEKAIDGDTGQVGPAVASFLNIPILTYAIQCQLINSSLFLIERTIESGVQRITLPPPFLITVTKGMNVPRFPTLRGKICARQQEIQKLNAHSLGISVDSVGLFGSPTRVVKVENFKIERRGKILKDMDPTIMADQLVQFLIDRGAW, translated from the coding sequence ATGGAAATGATTGTATTGATTAAGCAGGTACCAGAAATTGGAGAGGCTAAGATCGATCCCCAGACCGGAACCTTAAATCGAAAAGGAATACCACTCACCATTAATCCAATCGATTTGAATGCCATTGAATTGGCTCTTCAGATAAAAGAGGAACATGGCGGTAAGGTACGAGTAATAACTATGGGACCAGAATCAGCCGAGAAAGCCTTACGAGAAGCATTAGCCCTGGGATGCGATGAGGCTTTTCTTCTCACCGGTCAGGAATTTGCCGCCTCCGATACCTATGCAACTGCTTATGCCTTAACCCAATTGGTTACTTTTTTAAAACCTTGGGAAATTATCATTACCGGAGAAAAAGCTATTGATGGTGATACTGGTCAGGTTGGCCCGGCTGTAGCATCGTTTTTAAATATTCCTATTCTCACCTATGCCATTCAATGTCAATTGATTAATAGCTCTCTTTTTTTAATCGAAAGAACCATTGAATCCGGAGTTCAAAGAATCACGCTACCTCCTCCTTTTTTGATTACCGTTACCAAAGGGATGAATGTCCCCCGATTTCCTACCCTGAGGGGGAAAATATGCGCCCGGCAACAAGAAATACAAAAATTAAATGCTCATTCTCTGGGTATTTCAGTGGATTCGGTAGGATTATTTGGTTCGCCTACCCGAGTCGTAAAAGTCGAAAACTTTAAAATTGAACGAAGAGGAAAGATTTTAAAAGATATGGATCCGACTATCATGGCAGATCAATTGGTTCAGTTTTTAATTGATCGAGGAGCTTGGTAA
- the treT gene encoding Trehalose synthase, with amino-acid sequence MKRLDDYQEIVGDEVIFRIHNKMTKLYGKHIVHVNSTYQGGGVAEMLSSLVPLMNDIGLDAGWRILHGNPDFFGITKKFHNALQGDPLHFTHIKRDLYVKNNEDFSQFTHLDHDACIIHDPQPLPLIRFYKKRQPWIWRCHIDLTDPNQRLWNFLKSFILKYDLVIISNEKYLRKDLPVRQIIIPPAIDPLSPKNKPLTEYTIQKTMKKFRVPLNKPILTQISRFDKWKDPEGVIDIYREVRKAIDCRLVLCGSMASDDPEGYKIYSKILKKHTDLIKKRDLILLTTENSILVNALQRQANVVIQKSTREGFGLTVTEALWKGKPVIASNIGGIPLQIQDGESGFLIDPHDKKGTVEKIISLLEDPEMGVEMGEKGKEHVRNNFLIIRLLENYLDLLSELIK; translated from the coding sequence ATGAAAAGATTAGACGACTACCAAGAAATAGTCGGAGATGAGGTTATATTTCGGATTCATAATAAAATGACGAAATTATATGGGAAACATATTGTTCACGTTAACTCGACCTACCAGGGTGGAGGGGTAGCCGAAATGCTCTCTTCGCTGGTGCCCTTAATGAATGATATTGGTCTCGACGCTGGTTGGAGAATCTTGCACGGGAATCCGGATTTTTTTGGAATCACTAAGAAATTTCACAATGCACTGCAAGGAGACCCTCTCCATTTTACTCATATTAAGAGGGATTTATATGTTAAAAACAACGAAGACTTTTCGCAATTTACCCATCTTGACCATGATGCTTGCATTATTCACGATCCCCAACCATTGCCCTTAATTCGTTTTTATAAAAAAAGACAACCATGGATTTGGCGGTGCCATATTGATCTGACCGATCCCAATCAACGGCTCTGGAATTTCTTAAAGAGTTTTATATTAAAATATGACCTGGTAATTATTTCGAATGAAAAATATCTCAGAAAAGATCTTCCAGTTAGGCAAATTATCATTCCACCAGCCATTGATCCTCTGTCACCAAAAAATAAACCACTTACCGAATATACCATTCAAAAAACCATGAAAAAATTCAGAGTTCCTCTCAATAAACCGATCCTTACTCAGATTTCTCGTTTTGATAAATGGAAAGATCCCGAAGGAGTCATTGATATTTATCGAGAAGTTCGAAAAGCAATAGATTGTCGATTGGTTTTGTGTGGGAGTATGGCCAGTGATGATCCCGAAGGATATAAAATTTATTCAAAAATTTTAAAAAAGCATACCGATCTTATTAAAAAGCGAGATTTAATACTGCTTACCACCGAAAATAGTATTCTAGTTAACGCCTTGCAGCGTCAAGCAAATGTTGTTATTCAGAAATCAACCCGAGAAGGTTTTGGCTTGACGGTGACCGAAGCACTTTGGAAGGGTAAACCGGTGATTGCTTCCAACATTGGAGGGATCCCCTTACAAATTCAAGATGGAGAAAGCGGCTTTTTGATCGATCCTCACGATAAAAAAGGCACTGTTGAGAAGATCATTTCTCTTCTTGAAGATCCTGAAATGGGAGTAGAAATGGGAGAAAAAGGGAAAGAGCACGTCCGAAATAACTTCCTGATAATTCGATTATTAGAAAATTATCTCGATCTCCTATCCGAATTGATCAAATAA
- the trpA gene encoding Tryptophan synthase alpha chain, which yields MTDRLAEILNTRKIGKKKLFLPYLTFGYPNIPKFLDLLKICQDQGVDAIEIGIPHSDPVADGPILQESSYHALKNGVTPEMIPEILSSVQLKVPLIAMTYGNIVFHYGIERFGKDYRQAGFQGLIVADFPLETSRMLDNLKEMLSVIILASTNTSAERLRKIGQESRGFVYIVSGKGITGKTNIDLEQIKPVINDLRKTTTIPLLIGFGVNSPEMARELAIIADGVIVGSAVVGFIAQHSDDPELMSKFAGYLSQYRQALD from the coding sequence ATGACTGATCGGTTAGCGGAAATTTTAAACACCAGGAAAATTGGAAAAAAGAAACTTTTCCTTCCTTATTTAACCTTTGGATATCCGAATATCCCAAAATTTTTAGATTTATTGAAGATATGCCAGGATCAAGGTGTTGATGCTATTGAAATTGGGATTCCCCATTCTGATCCAGTTGCTGACGGTCCGATACTTCAAGAATCTTCATATCATGCCTTGAAAAATGGAGTCACGCCGGAGATGATTCCAGAGATTCTCTCCAGTGTCCAGCTAAAAGTTCCTCTTATTGCTATGACCTATGGAAATATTGTTTTTCATTATGGAATCGAGCGCTTCGGGAAGGATTATCGCCAGGCTGGTTTTCAAGGTTTAATCGTAGCTGATTTCCCTTTGGAAACTTCCCGGATGCTTGATAATCTGAAAGAAATGCTTTCAGTTATCATCCTTGCTTCAACTAATACATCGGCTGAAAGATTACGAAAAATTGGGCAAGAAAGCCGTGGTTTCGTTTATATCGTTTCTGGAAAAGGAATCACCGGAAAAACCAATATCGACCTTGAACAAATCAAACCGGTGATTAATGATTTGAGAAAAACAACCACAATTCCTCTCCTCATCGGTTTTGGTGTCAATTCGCCTGAAATGGCCCGGGAATTAGCGATAATTGCTGATGGTGTGATTGTAGGGAGTGCAGTAGTAGGCTTTATTGCTCAACACAGCGATGATCCTGAATTGATGAGCAAATTTGCTGGATATCTATCCCAATATCGTCAAGCACTGGATTAA